Proteins encoded within one genomic window of Formosa agariphila KMM 3901:
- the htpG gene encoding molecular chaperone HtpG, protein MAKGSINVSVENIFPLIKKFLYSDHEIFLRELISNGTDATLKLKHLTSIGEASVEYGNPKLEVKIDKEGKKLHIIDQGLGMTAEEVEKYINQVAFSGAEEFLDKYKDSAKDSGIIGHFGLGFYSAFMVADKVEIITKSFKDEPAAHWTCDGSPEFTLEASDKTERGTEIILHIAEDSTEFLEEARISSLLSKYNKFMPIPIKFGTKEINDPEHEPATITDKDGKETKEPQRKITVDNIINNPDPAWTKQPADLETEDYQNFYRELYPMQFEEPLFHIHLNVDYPFNLTGVLYFPKMTNDMGSQKDKIQLYQNQVFVTDNVEGIVPEFLTMLRGVIDSPDIPLNVSRSYLQADGAVKKISSYITRKVADKLKSLFNNNREDFEAKWNDIKIVIEYGMLSEDKFFDKAEAFALYPTVDNTYYTYEELFNIIKANQTDKDGKLVILYASDKDAQHSYIEDAKAKGYEVLLLDSPIISHLMQKLEGSKENITFSRVDADHINNLIKKEDTQISKLSDDEKKKLEEVLKAAIPADKFTVQLETSDSDASPFIITQPEFMRRMKEMQQTGGGGMNMFGNMPEMYNLVVNTNAPLVSEILNTEAEDDQKRLITQSLDLARLSQGLLKGEELTKFIKRSYSMIK, encoded by the coding sequence ATGGCAAAAGGAAGCATTAATGTTTCGGTAGAAAATATCTTTCCATTAATTAAGAAGTTCCTATATAGTGATCACGAAATCTTTTTACGTGAATTAATTAGTAACGGAACCGATGCAACTTTAAAACTTAAGCACCTTACAAGTATTGGTGAAGCTAGTGTAGAGTACGGAAACCCAAAACTTGAAGTGAAAATTGATAAAGAAGGTAAAAAACTTCATATTATCGATCAAGGTTTAGGTATGACCGCAGAAGAAGTGGAAAAATACATTAACCAAGTTGCCTTTTCTGGAGCTGAAGAATTTTTAGATAAATATAAAGATTCTGCCAAAGACTCTGGAATTATCGGACATTTTGGTTTAGGATTTTACTCTGCGTTTATGGTAGCAGATAAAGTAGAAATTATTACAAAATCGTTTAAAGACGAACCTGCTGCACATTGGACTTGCGATGGATCTCCAGAATTTACTTTAGAGGCTTCAGACAAAACAGAAAGAGGAACAGAAATTATTCTTCATATTGCTGAAGATTCTACAGAATTTTTAGAAGAGGCACGTATTAGTAGCTTACTTTCTAAATATAACAAGTTTATGCCAATTCCAATTAAATTTGGAACTAAGGAAATTAACGATCCTGAGCATGAGCCTGCAACCATTACAGATAAGGACGGAAAGGAGACAAAAGAACCTCAACGTAAAATTACTGTAGACAACATTATAAACAACCCTGATCCAGCTTGGACAAAACAACCTGCAGATTTAGAAACTGAAGATTATCAGAATTTCTATCGCGAGTTATACCCAATGCAATTCGAGGAGCCTTTATTCCACATTCACTTAAACGTAGATTATCCGTTTAATCTTACTGGAGTTTTATACTTCCCTAAGATGACTAACGATATGGGATCACAAAAGGATAAAATCCAATTGTACCAAAACCAAGTTTTCGTTACCGATAATGTTGAAGGTATTGTACCTGAATTCTTAACCATGTTAAGAGGTGTTATCGATTCTCCAGACATTCCGCTAAACGTATCTCGTAGTTACTTACAAGCAGACGGTGCTGTTAAGAAAATTTCGTCTTACATTACTAGAAAAGTAGCAGATAAATTAAAATCGTTATTCAACAATAACCGTGAAGATTTTGAAGCAAAATGGAACGATATTAAAATTGTTATTGAATACGGAATGCTTTCTGAAGATAAATTCTTCGACAAAGCAGAAGCGTTCGCTTTATACCCAACTGTAGATAACACTTACTATACTTACGAAGAACTTTTTAATATAATAAAAGCAAACCAAACAGACAAAGATGGTAAGCTAGTTATTTTATATGCTTCAGATAAAGATGCACAACACAGCTATATTGAAGATGCAAAAGCAAAAGGTTACGAAGTATTGCTATTAGACTCTCCTATTATTTCGCATTTAATGCAAAAATTAGAAGGTTCTAAAGAAAACATTACATTCTCTAGAGTTGATGCAGACCATATTAATAACTTAATTAAGAAAGAAGACACTCAGATTTCTAAATTAAGCGACGATGAGAAAAAGAAACTTGAAGAGGTTCTAAAAGCAGCTATTCCTGCAGATAAATTTACTGTTCAATTAGAAACTTCTGACAGCGATGCCTCTCCGTTTATTATTACACAACCAGAATTTATGCGTCGTATGAAAGAGATGCAACAAACTGGTGGTGGCGGAATGAACATGTTTGGTAATATGCCAGAAATGTACAATTTAGTTGTAAATACAAACGCGCCATTAGTATCTGAAATTTTAAATACAGAAGCTGAAGACGACCAAAAACGTTTAATTACGCAAAGTTTAGATTTAGCACGTTTATCTCAAGGATTATTAAAAGGAGAAGAACTAACTAAGTTTATAAAACGTAGTTATAGTATGATTAAGTAA
- a CDS encoding dihydrolipoamide acetyltransferase family protein → MAKFELKLPKMGESVAEATITSWLKEVGETIEADEAVLEIATDKVDSEVPSDVEGVLIEKLFEVDDVVQVGQTIAIIEISGEDTSDSDASDDIEETVPEPKVVEALEKTVSVAQETVASNVVSSENRFYSPLVRNIAKAEGLDQSELDCISGSGLEGRVTKTDILNYIETRGTKPAAVTAPAEPVNNNQAQNVSSPAPVVSSKPAVETPVIASGEDEIIEMSRMGKLVAKHMVESANTSVHVQSFIEVDVTNIWNWRKRVKDGFAKREGENLTFTPIFMEAVAKSLREFPMINISFKDDQIIKKKDINLGMAAALPDGNLIVPVIKNADQLNLIGMTKNVNDLAKRARANKLKPDEIQGGTYTVTNVGAFGSVMGTPIINQPQVAILALGAIRKVPAVIETPQGDFIGIRYKMFLTHSYDHRVVNGAQGGLFIKAVKDYLEAWDVNQEI, encoded by the coding sequence ATGGCAAAATTTGAACTGAAATTACCTAAAATGGGAGAAAGTGTTGCAGAGGCAACGATTACTTCATGGTTAAAGGAGGTTGGGGAAACTATCGAGGCCGATGAGGCTGTTCTTGAAATAGCAACCGATAAAGTTGATAGTGAAGTCCCGAGTGATGTAGAGGGGGTTTTAATAGAAAAATTATTTGAAGTTGATGATGTTGTTCAAGTAGGACAAACAATTGCTATAATTGAAATTTCTGGAGAAGATACATCCGATTCAGATGCTTCAGATGATATAGAAGAAACTGTTCCAGAACCTAAAGTTGTAGAAGCTTTAGAAAAAACAGTTAGCGTTGCTCAAGAAACTGTAGCTAGTAACGTAGTGTCTAGCGAAAATCGTTTTTATTCTCCATTAGTAAGAAATATTGCAAAAGCAGAAGGTTTAGATCAATCTGAATTAGATTGTATTTCTGGATCAGGACTTGAAGGTCGTGTCACTAAAACCGACATTCTTAATTATATTGAAACTAGAGGTACTAAACCAGCAGCAGTTACAGCACCAGCTGAGCCTGTAAATAATAATCAGGCACAAAATGTGTCGTCACCAGCACCTGTAGTTAGTAGTAAACCTGCTGTAGAGACACCTGTTATTGCATCTGGTGAAGACGAAATAATTGAAATGTCCAGAATGGGAAAATTAGTAGCGAAACATATGGTTGAGTCTGCTAATACGTCTGTACATGTACAAAGTTTTATAGAAGTTGATGTTACTAATATCTGGAATTGGAGAAAACGAGTTAAAGATGGATTTGCTAAGCGTGAAGGCGAAAATTTAACTTTCACTCCAATATTTATGGAAGCTGTAGCGAAATCTTTACGTGAGTTTCCAATGATAAATATTTCGTTTAAAGATGATCAGATAATTAAAAAGAAAGATATCAATTTAGGTATGGCAGCGGCGCTACCAGATGGTAACTTAATTGTACCCGTTATTAAAAATGCGGATCAGTTAAACCTAATTGGTATGACTAAAAATGTAAATGATTTAGCAAAACGTGCAAGAGCTAATAAATTAAAACCAGACGAAATTCAAGGTGGTACGTATACAGTTACCAATGTAGGAGCTTTTGGAAGTGTAATGGGAACACCAATTATTAATCAGCCGCAAGTTGCAATTTTAGCTTTAGGAGCAATTAGAAAGGTGCCTGCAGTAATTGAAACACCACAAGGCGATTTTATTGGTATACGTTATAAAATGTTTTTAACTCATTCTTATGATCACCGTGTAGTAAACGGAGCGCAAGGAGGATTGTTTATTAAAGCAGTTAAAGATTATTTAGAAGCTTGGGATGTGAATCAGGAAATTTAA
- a CDS encoding glycosyltransferase family 2 protein gives MKLSVVILNYNVRYFLELCLKSVVAATSKIDAEIIVVDNQSTDDSCNMLKTNFPEVKLIENTVNYGFSKGNNIGVAEAKGEYVCILNPDTVVSEDTFIKILEFAEKESHLGIVGCKLIDGTGAFLQESKRNVPTPEVALKKILGDSYSYYANHLRENNIGKVDILVGAFMLIKRDVYHLVGGFDEDYFMYGEDVDLSYKTLKSGFHNYYFGETTVIHYKGESTLRNKNYANRFNGAMQIFYKKHFKKNTLFEVLVALGVKGLTLLNIQPSIENREVKSIVLVSNQDNKLLESKMAFKLNLKSNIEAVEDAQQIILDNNVLTFRQIITIMESFCKVRMVTFRILPKGSNFVLGSDNAVSRGNVIHF, from the coding sequence TTGAAGCTCTCTGTAGTTATTTTAAATTATAATGTGCGCTATTTTTTAGAGCTCTGTCTAAAAAGTGTCGTTGCAGCGACTTCTAAAATAGATGCAGAAATTATTGTGGTAGATAATCAGTCTACAGACGATAGTTGTAATATGTTAAAAACAAACTTTCCTGAAGTTAAATTAATAGAAAACACAGTTAATTATGGGTTTTCTAAAGGGAATAATATTGGTGTTGCAGAAGCGAAAGGTGAATATGTCTGTATTTTAAATCCTGATACAGTAGTTTCTGAAGATACGTTTATAAAGATTTTAGAATTTGCAGAAAAGGAATCTCATCTCGGAATTGTTGGGTGTAAGTTAATAGATGGCACTGGAGCATTTTTACAAGAAAGTAAACGTAATGTGCCAACACCTGAAGTTGCACTTAAAAAAATTCTAGGAGACTCATATTCGTATTACGCAAACCATTTAAGAGAAAATAATATAGGCAAAGTCGATATTTTGGTTGGCGCATTTATGCTTATTAAGCGGGATGTGTATCACCTAGTCGGAGGTTTTGACGAAGATTATTTTATGTATGGAGAAGATGTCGATCTATCATATAAAACGTTGAAATCTGGATTTCATAACTATTATTTCGGAGAAACAACGGTAATACATTACAAAGGAGAAAGTACCTTGCGTAATAAAAATTATGCCAATCGATTTAATGGTGCAATGCAGATTTTTTATAAGAAACATTTCAAAAAAAATACACTTTTTGAAGTCCTGGTGGCTCTTGGAGTAAAGGGATTAACACTATTAAATATTCAGCCTTCAATAGAGAACAGAGAGGTGAAATCTATTGTTTTGGTTTCTAATCAAGATAATAAATTGCTTGAATCTAAGATGGCTTTTAAGTTGAATTTAAAATCTAATATTGAAGCGGTAGAAGATGCTCAGCAAATAATTCTAGATAATAATGTGTTGACTTTTAGGCAGATTATAACCATTATGGAGAGCTTTTGCAAGGTTCGTATGGTTACATTTCGCATTCTTCCTAAAGGCAGTAACTTTGTTTTAGGCAGTGATAATGCTGTATCTAGAGGTAATGTTATTCATTTTTAG
- the recR gene encoding recombination mediator RecR, translating to MEFSSKLLEKAVNEMSQLPGVGKRTALRLVLHLLRQPESQTVQLAQALLNMRTEIKFCKSCNNISDNVLCEICSNPRRQEDIICVVEDIRDVMAIENTSSFKGLYHVLGGKISPMDGIGPHDLNITPLVNKIKEGRVKELIFALSPTMEGDTTNFYIFKQIQDLDVVTSTIARGISVGDELEYADEVTLGRSILNRIPFEGSLKS from the coding sequence ATGGAATTTTCTTCAAAATTACTTGAAAAGGCAGTTAACGAGATGTCTCAATTACCGGGTGTAGGAAAACGTACTGCATTACGATTGGTTTTGCATTTATTAAGACAGCCAGAATCTCAAACTGTACAATTGGCACAGGCATTACTAAATATGCGAACCGAGATTAAGTTTTGTAAATCATGCAATAACATTAGCGATAACGTGTTATGCGAAATATGTTCTAATCCACGAAGACAAGAAGACATAATTTGTGTGGTAGAAGATATTCGGGATGTTATGGCTATAGAAAATACGAGTTCTTTTAAAGGCTTGTATCATGTGTTAGGTGGGAAAATTTCTCCTATGGATGGCATTGGTCCTCACGATTTAAATATTACTCCTTTAGTCAATAAAATAAAAGAAGGACGGGTAAAAGAACTAATCTTTGCATTAAGTCCTACAATGGAGGGCGATACGACTAACTTCTATATTTTTAAACAAATTCAAGATTTAGACGTTGTTACATCTACTATTGCCCGTGGTATTTCTGTTGGCGACGAATTAGAATATGCCGATGAGGTTACGCTAGGGCGAAGTATCCTGAACCGAATTCCTTTTGAAGGTTCACTAAAATCTTAA
- a CDS encoding sodium:solute symporter, with amino-acid sequence MSANQIILLIAAYFGVLILISYLTGKKTDNNAFFKGNKQSPWYVVAFGMIGASLSGVTFISVPGWIEASQFSYMQVVFGYIVGYLVIGTVLLPLYYKLNLTSIYTYLEERFGNYSYKTGASFFLISRIVGASFRLFLVANVLQIILFDDLGIQFWQTVTITVLLIWLYTFKSGIKTIVWTDTLQTLFMLIAVGVAIYSVSQDLNLDGKSALSFVLDSDLSKMFFFDDIKTANYFWKQFISGAFIAIVMTGLDQDMMQKNLTCKTLKDAQKNMFWFTIVLTITNFVFLSLGLLLTVYAQQNGIDAHKDDLFPILAKNHLGTGVFVFFLLGLIAAAYSSADSALTSLTTSFSIDILDIEKKYDKPKQIAIRKRIHVLISILLILVIVTFKYVIKDESVIAKLFVFAGYTYGPLLGLYSFGLFTTWQVKDKFVPVVAILSPILSYIISVNSLKWFGFEFGFFILILNGLLTFLGLVLIRRQQN; translated from the coding sequence ATGAGCGCTAACCAGATTATTTTACTTATCGCCGCCTATTTTGGCGTGCTGATTTTAATTTCTTACCTAACAGGAAAAAAAACCGATAACAACGCTTTTTTTAAAGGCAACAAACAATCGCCTTGGTATGTTGTAGCCTTTGGAATGATTGGCGCTTCGCTGTCTGGTGTAACTTTTATATCGGTACCTGGTTGGATAGAAGCCTCTCAGTTTAGCTATATGCAAGTGGTTTTTGGTTACATAGTGGGTTATTTAGTTATTGGTACCGTACTTTTACCTTTATATTACAAACTCAATTTAACTTCAATTTACACCTATTTAGAAGAGCGATTTGGTAATTACTCGTATAAAACCGGAGCATCTTTCTTTTTAATTTCTCGTATAGTCGGCGCCAGTTTCAGACTCTTCTTAGTAGCTAATGTGTTACAAATTATTTTGTTCGACGATTTAGGAATTCAATTTTGGCAAACCGTTACCATTACAGTTTTACTAATTTGGTTATACACGTTTAAATCGGGTATTAAAACTATTGTTTGGACAGATACTTTACAGACACTTTTTATGTTAATTGCTGTTGGAGTTGCAATTTACTCTGTAAGCCAAGACCTTAATCTTGATGGTAAATCGGCCTTAAGTTTTGTATTAGATAGCGACTTATCTAAAATGTTCTTTTTTGATGATATTAAAACAGCCAACTACTTTTGGAAACAATTTATTTCCGGCGCTTTTATAGCTATTGTTATGACGGGGTTAGATCAAGATATGATGCAAAAAAACCTAACCTGTAAAACACTTAAAGACGCTCAGAAAAACATGTTCTGGTTTACCATAGTATTAACCATTACCAACTTTGTATTTTTAAGTTTAGGACTTCTGCTTACAGTTTATGCACAGCAAAATGGAATAGATGCCCATAAAGATGACTTATTTCCAATATTAGCAAAAAACCATTTAGGAACTGGTGTATTTGTATTCTTCTTACTAGGTTTAATTGCCGCAGCTTATAGTAGCGCAGACAGTGCCCTAACATCTTTAACCACTTCGTTTAGTATAGATATTTTAGATATTGAAAAAAAATACGATAAGCCAAAACAAATTGCTATTAGAAAACGTATTCACGTCTTAATCTCTATTCTATTAATACTTGTAATTGTTACATTTAAATATGTAATTAAAGACGAAAGTGTTATTGCAAAACTATTTGTATTTGCAGGTTATACCTACGGGCCTTTGTTAGGGTTATATAGTTTTGGTTTATTCACAACATGGCAAGTAAAAGATAAATTCGTTCCCGTTGTTGCTATATTATCACCAATATTATCTTATATAATAAGTGTAAATAGTTTAAAGTGGTTCGGATTTGAATTCGGATTTTTTATCTTAATTCTAAATGGTTTATTAACCTTTTTAGGATTAGTACTGATTCGTAGACAGCAGAACTAA
- a CDS encoding alpha/beta hydrolase family protein yields MKHFFTLFLLCFALTGYTQENLTYQKPHKNILELAEAPLAPSIRMDNKGEHIVLLYRSSYKTIEELSETELRLGGLRINPVTNIGSRTRYYTNIKLSTKKDGTPKPVTGLTPDGRYANFSWSPNQDYMTFTKTLSTGVELWLLDIKNSTAKKISEANLNANMGNPVTWFKDSEAVLVKRLPENRAALINTSEAVPTGPTISVSEAGVKAQNRTYQDLLKNKNDEHNFEQLAQSELYKITLDGKASLWKSTNMYRGISFSPDGNNVMITTINKPFSYLVPYYRFPSESVVYTSNGDLVKSILQVPLIEDLPKGFMAERTGKRDLDWRSDKPATLYWAEALDGGDPANEVPFRDEVFQQDAPFDGAITSVIKTKDRFRGITWGDDHTAIAYDMWWNTRNTRTYVFDPSNASKAPKVLFDRNYQDRYSDPGEFVYTKNDFNEYVLDLHNNTAYLIGDGYSEAGKFPFVDELNLNTTKTKRLYQSKLTDKVESISSALDAKSGEYIVSIESKNEYPNYYIRNIKKRKGLTPLTHFENPFKSIQDVKKEVISYKRADGLDLSGTLYLPTDYEAGKKYPMIMWAYPREYKDKNSAAQSTSSSNEFTYPYYGSPIYWVTRGYVVLDDAAFPIIGEGDEQPNDTFREQLVANAKAAIDAVDNLGYIDRERVAVGGHSYGAFMTANLLAHSNLFAAGIARSGAYNRTLTPFGFQSEERNYWEAPEIYNSMSPFMHADKMKTPLLLIHGEADNNSGTYPLQSERYFNALKGLGAPVRLVMLPRESHGYSAKESILHMLWEQDQWLEDHVKNKGKTKPAK; encoded by the coding sequence ATGAAACATTTTTTTACTCTTTTCCTGCTCTGTTTTGCATTAACAGGTTATACTCAAGAAAACTTAACATACCAAAAACCACATAAGAATATTTTAGAGTTAGCCGAAGCGCCGCTTGCTCCAAGTATTCGAATGGATAATAAAGGTGAACATATTGTACTATTATACCGAAGTAGCTACAAAACGATTGAAGAACTTTCTGAAACCGAATTGCGTCTAGGAGGTTTACGTATTAACCCTGTTACCAATATTGGCAGTCGTACACGTTATTATACAAATATAAAATTAAGCACTAAAAAAGACGGTACTCCAAAACCTGTAACAGGTTTAACACCAGATGGTCGATATGCTAACTTTTCTTGGTCTCCTAACCAAGACTATATGACCTTTACTAAAACACTTAGTACCGGAGTAGAATTATGGTTACTAGACATAAAAAACAGTACTGCTAAAAAAATAAGTGAAGCTAACCTGAATGCCAACATGGGAAATCCGGTTACTTGGTTTAAAGATAGCGAAGCGGTTTTAGTAAAAAGACTACCAGAAAACAGAGCTGCTTTAATTAACACTAGCGAAGCGGTTCCTACAGGTCCAACTATTTCTGTAAGTGAAGCTGGCGTAAAAGCACAAAACAGAACATATCAAGATTTATTAAAAAATAAAAATGATGAGCATAATTTTGAACAATTAGCGCAATCGGAATTATACAAAATTACATTAGATGGAAAAGCCTCGTTATGGAAGTCTACAAATATGTATCGCGGCATTTCATTTTCACCAGACGGTAACAATGTAATGATTACAACCATTAACAAACCGTTTTCTTATTTGGTGCCTTATTATAGATTTCCTTCAGAATCTGTTGTGTACACCTCTAATGGCGATTTAGTAAAATCTATTTTACAAGTCCCTTTAATAGAAGATTTACCAAAAGGTTTTATGGCAGAGCGTACAGGAAAAAGAGATTTAGACTGGCGTAGCGATAAACCAGCAACTTTATATTGGGCAGAAGCTTTAGATGGTGGAGATCCTGCCAACGAAGTTCCGTTTAGAGATGAAGTGTTTCAACAAGATGCTCCTTTTGATGGCGCAATAACATCTGTGATAAAAACAAAAGACCGTTTTAGAGGTATTACTTGGGGTGACGACCATACCGCAATTGCTTACGATATGTGGTGGAATACTCGTAATACAAGAACCTATGTATTCGACCCTTCTAACGCGAGTAAAGCCCCTAAAGTATTATTTGATCGCAATTACCAAGATCGTTATAGTGATCCAGGAGAATTTGTTTACACTAAAAACGATTTTAATGAATATGTTTTAGATTTACATAACAACACGGCCTATTTAATTGGAGACGGCTATAGTGAGGCTGGAAAATTCCCATTTGTAGACGAATTAAACTTAAACACTACAAAAACAAAACGTTTATACCAATCTAAATTAACAGATAAGGTTGAAAGTATTTCAAGCGCATTAGACGCTAAGTCTGGAGAATACATTGTAAGTATAGAATCTAAAAACGAATATCCAAACTATTACATTCGAAATATTAAAAAACGCAAGGGTTTAACACCTTTAACTCATTTTGAAAATCCGTTTAAAAGTATTCAAGATGTTAAAAAAGAGGTTATTTCTTATAAACGCGCAGACGGTTTAGATTTATCTGGAACCTTATATTTACCAACAGACTACGAAGCTGGTAAAAAATACCCAATGATAATGTGGGCTTATCCACGTGAATATAAAGACAAAAACAGTGCAGCACAAAGTACTTCTAGTTCTAACGAGTTCACGTATCCCTATTATGGTTCTCCTATTTATTGGGTAACTAGAGGTTATGTAGTATTAGACGATGCTGCTTTTCCTATTATTGGTGAAGGGGACGAACAACCTAACGATACCTTTAGAGAGCAGTTAGTTGCTAATGCAAAAGCAGCTATAGATGCTGTAGATAATTTAGGATACATAGATAGAGAGCGTGTAGCTGTTGGTGGGCATAGTTATGGTGCTTTTATGACAGCCAATTTATTAGCACATTCTAATTTATTCGCTGCTGGTATTGCACGTTCTGGAGCATACAACAGAACTTTAACTCCATTTGGGTTCCAAAGTGAAGAACGTAATTACTGGGAAGCTCCAGAAATTTACAACAGTATGTCACCTTTTATGCATGCCGATAAAATGAAAACACCATTATTACTTATTCATGGAGAAGCAGACAACAATTCTGGAACTTACCCTTTACAGAGCGAACGCTATTTTAATGCTTTAAAAGGACTAGGTGCTCCTGTAAGATTAGTAATGTTACCACGTGAAAGCCATGGGTATTCTGCCAAAGAATCTATTTTACATATGCTTTGGGAACAAGACCAATGGTTAGAAGACCATGTAAAAAACAAAGGAAAAACAAAACCTGCAAAATAA
- a CDS encoding CoA-binding protein: MNKKTLVIGASLNPSRYSNMAIKRLVGANQETVAFGLKKGTVSGVSIDTDLVQYQDIDTVTLYLNPKRQAQYYDYIIGLQPKRVVFNPGTENPEFYKLLKENGIDFDEACTLVLLSTNQY, encoded by the coding sequence ATGAATAAGAAAACACTAGTTATTGGAGCGTCATTAAATCCGTCTAGATATTCTAATATGGCAATAAAACGATTGGTTGGTGCAAATCAAGAAACTGTTGCCTTCGGATTAAAAAAAGGAACAGTTTCAGGAGTATCTATTGATACTGATTTGGTGCAATATCAAGATATCGATACGGTGACTTTATATCTTAATCCAAAACGTCAAGCACAGTATTACGATTATATCATTGGTTTGCAACCTAAACGTGTTGTCTTTAACCCAGGCACAGAAAACCCTGAGTTTTATAAGCTTTTAAAAGAAAATGGAATCGATTTTGATGAAGCTTGTACGTTAGTTCTGCTGTCTACGAATCAGTACTAA
- a CDS encoding 3-oxoacyl-ACP synthase III family protein: MYNSKITGLGYYVPDNVVTNDDLSKLMDTNDAWIQERTGIKERRWVKPGSEDTTSVMGVKAAKVAIERAGIDKDDIDLIVFATLSPDFYFPGPGVQVQKALDIKTVGAIDIRNQCSGFIYGLSVADQFIKTGMYKNVLVIGSEIHSKGLDLTTRGRGVSVIFGDGAGAAILSRTEDNSKGILSTHLHSEGEHAEELALTAPGMGTRWVNDILKDNDPNDESYYPHMNGQFVFKNAVVRFSEVIMEGLSTNKLGPDAIDMLIPHQANLRISQFIQKKFKLTDDQVFNNIMKYGNTTAASIPIALTEAWEQGKIKEGDTVVLAAFGSGFTWGSAIIKW, encoded by the coding sequence ATGTATAATTCTAAAATAACTGGTCTTGGATATTACGTTCCAGACAATGTAGTAACCAACGACGATTTGTCTAAATTAATGGACACTAATGATGCTTGGATTCAAGAGCGTACAGGTATTAAAGAACGTAGGTGGGTTAAACCCGGGTCGGAAGACACAACATCTGTAATGGGAGTTAAAGCTGCGAAAGTGGCGATTGAGCGTGCTGGTATTGATAAAGACGATATTGATTTAATTGTGTTTGCAACACTAAGTCCAGATTTTTATTTTCCTGGACCAGGAGTTCAAGTTCAAAAAGCATTAGACATAAAAACTGTAGGAGCAATAGATATAAGAAACCAATGTTCTGGTTTTATTTACGGACTTTCTGTAGCCGATCAGTTTATTAAAACAGGCATGTATAAAAACGTGTTGGTAATTGGAAGTGAAATTCATTCTAAAGGGTTAGATTTAACTACTAGAGGAAGAGGTGTTTCTGTTATTTTTGGTGATGGAGCAGGTGCTGCTATTTTAAGCCGAACAGAAGATAACTCAAAAGGAATTTTATCTACACATTTACATTCCGAAGGTGAGCATGCAGAAGAGTTAGCTTTAACAGCTCCAGGAATGGGAACACGTTGGGTTAATGATATTTTAAAAGATAACGACCCTAACGATGAAAGTTACTATCCGCATATGAACGGGCAGTTTGTCTTTAAAAATGCAGTAGTGCGTTTTAGTGAAGTTATTATGGAAGGTTTAAGTACGAATAAATTAGGTCCAGATGCTATAGATATGTTGATCCCGCATCAAGCCAATTTAAGAATTTCTCAATTTATTCAGAAGAAATTTAAATTAACCGACGATCAGGTGTTTAATAATATTATGAAGTATGGTAACACTACAGCTGCTTCAATACCTATTGCTTTAACTGAAGCTTGGGAACAAGGAAAAATTAAAGAAGGAGATACCGTTGTGTTAGCTGCTTTTGGAAGTGGTTTTACTTGGGGAAGTGCTATAATAAAGTGGTAA